A portion of the Cervus elaphus chromosome X, mCerEla1.1, whole genome shotgun sequence genome contains these proteins:
- the LOC122689976 gene encoding E3 ubiquitin-protein ligase SIAH1-like, with protein sequence MSRRTEREPTGPSNGAPSSRTVPDLAGTTASNNDLASLFECPVCFDYVLPPILQCHNGHLVCSDCRPKLTRCPTCRGPLTSIRNLAMEKVAVSVLFPCKYAFFGCEITMPPTEKADHEEHCEFRPCCCPCPGNFCGWQGSVNAVVPHLMQKHESIITLQGEVVVFLAVSINLSGALDWVMMQSCFGFHFILILEKLETYDGHQKFFSVVQLVGTHEQAEKFSYRLELNGNRRRLTWEATPLSIHERVETAIMNSDCLVFDPGVAELFAENGNLSIDVTISMC encoded by the coding sequence ATGAGCCGTCGGACTGAGAGAGAACCTACTGGACCGTCAAATGGCGCGCCCTCCTCCCGGACGGTGCCTGACCTGGCCGGCACAACTGCGTCCAACAATGACTTGGCGAGTCTTTTTGAGTGTCCCGTCTGCTTTGACTATGTGTTGCCTCCAATTCTACAATGTCATAATGGCCATCTTGTCTGTAGCGACTGTCGCCCAAAGCTCACACGTTGTCCAACTTGCCGGGGCCCGCTGACATCAATTCGCAACTTGGCAATGGAGAAAGTGGCCGTCTCGGTACTTTTCCCCTGCAAATACGCCTTTTTTGGTTGTGAAATAACTATGCCACCCACAGAAAAAGCAGACCATGAAGAACACTGTGAGTTTAGGCCCTGTTGTTGTCCCTGCCCTGGTAACTTCTGTGGGTGGCAAGGCTCGGTGAATGCTGTAGTGCCGCATCTGATGCAGAAACATGAGTCCATTATAACCCTGCAGGGAGAAGTTGTCGTTTTCCTTGCAGTCAGCATTAATCTTTCTGGTGCCCTTGACTGGGTGATGATGCAGTCCTGTTTTGGGTTTCACTTTATATTAATCTTGGAGAAGCTGGAAACCTACGATGGTCACCAGAAATTCTTTTCCGTTGTCCAGCTGGTAGGAACACACGAACAAGCTGAAAAGTTCTCTTATCGACTTGAGCTAAATGGTAATAGGCGGCGATTGACTTGGGAAGCCACGCCTCTGTCTATTCATGAGAGAGTTGAAACAGCCATCATGAACAGTGACTGCCTCGTCTTCGACCCTGGAGTTGCGGAACTTTTCGCAGAAAATGGCAATTTAAGCATCGATGTAACTATTTCCATGTGTTGA